The following coding sequences lie in one Alosa alosa isolate M-15738 ecotype Scorff River chromosome 21, AALO_Geno_1.1, whole genome shotgun sequence genomic window:
- the LOC125286687 gene encoding mucin-4-like isoform X1 has protein sequence MSVNENVTRVTTGGDRGDCQSDDAMGEASADPATAEVSKGVACLPSPNKTAAGSQQAMYSILEETPPWTRESFLFNISSFQEDVGASPVTTGRLTPGLRRLCLDASPSLAWAKAERHSHLHPATSPTLENETPPWMKASFMDYSVTTPTEPANSVELPGGAGTVITVPLPDIVTMNVQNDTMDVGCEGKSPACTPPKVDSTSAQNAVDSPCRDSPALAIASTDRQSMLINSTIHLAGGSNTPGSASDITVPTEEMNSTTNLTSGCSSPSVAGRNVSASADEINKTTDVANNSAPSIALTPDINTSTGEGNNTMELVYSGRPNMTVPAGASAALSDVVLSNRQMNGTMELAGCVGSAADSKHAEHKDLTVEMGSDCSLISPAVCPSISRPTQELNATVDKENNGKSTSVEVNTTMPVHHSTTMPVHHSTTMPVHHNTTMPVHHNTTVDFPLGGGTNSAPMAACHNGTLHLAAVAKTPVATKLAREMNNTVDLVQRRSIPSAGPMNSTVELQGTTTTNASPSVTTEVQELTSSVVRGVGSPAAVVNGTVNLTSINSPCVAEAAVVNSTVNLTSVNSPCVAEAAVGNGTVNLTPIGSPCVTGAAVVNSTVNLTCSGSPSVSGIQKLDNTVEMEVSNPSSSPEVVRGHAAVSEKANGVNEECTRPASDTTASAVEQGSVGNAQACAGNGNVSDSATLTMNLNLSEAEVTVERSAPESRLSVQFTLDDSLDLQAYGLVTSTPMPEHREFSFSRPADVVLGRACEARKQLVLPANAIISTTTTNTTTSSSPTAKATGGSDPPGEDGAGTSPAESSPPSEGKTDVHASLAQRQGMVLKATGITLPRAGGAAAAAMAGPMAAGAKSLGLPVTRRTIPKPTRRTGVLGMATVANNTVEEIPAPSGIPSTNRLSLGMKAALRSAASIGPVPQPAPALQRRLSLAPVLSTRLKKKPNEGAIPTVSKEAAASSVRPSRASTGIKRPVPEPKGGPAKRSKEGPSGKDLIDVRFRMTKNSDSTHASVSKDSASIAGRLPRTSTGLRKALPEPKGELRRPSVGPAAKLRSGLLMQKGPVLPTVPEDAISISSNHTISASLVTAPSLDSEGTYLCQGQEHPDRKTDCKNCESLQRQIQQQRQEIEALKAQLSKEQSP, from the exons ATGAGCGTGAATGAAAACGTGACGAGAGTCACAACTGGAGGTGACCGCGGCGACTGTCAGAGCGATGATGCAATGGGTGAAGCTAGCGCTGATCCTGCCACTGCAGAGGTGAGCAAAGGAGTCGCCTGCCTGCCTTCACCCAACAAGACCGCAGCAGGGAGCCAGCAGGCGATGTACAGCATCTTGGAGGAGACTCCACCTTGGACTAGAGAGTCATTTCTGTTTAACATTTCCTCCTTTCAAGAGGACGTGGGGGCGTCTCCGGTCACCACAGGCCGATTGACTCCCGGTCTCCGGCGCCTCTGTTTGGACGCGAGCCCCTCCTTGGCTTGGGCGAAGGCTGAAAGGCACAGTCACCTCCACCCAGCTACCTCTCCCACTCTGGAGAACGAGACGCCACCGTGGATGAAGGCGAGTTTCATGGACTACTCCGTCACCACACCCACTGAGCCGGCAAACTCCGTGGAATTGCCCGGTGGTGCTGGCACAGTCATCACTGTGCCTTTGCCGGACATTGTCACAATGAATGTCCAAAATGACACTATGGATGTGGGGTGTGAAGGCAAAAGTCCTGCTTGTACTCCTCCTAAAGTTGATTCCACCAGTGCTCAAAACGCAGTGGATTCGCCTTGTAGGGACAGTCCAGCTTTAGCTATAGCCAGTACTGATAGGCAATCCATGCTCATAAACAGTACCATACATCTGGCAGGTGGAAGCAACACTCCTGGGTCAGCTAGCGACATCACAGTTCCTACTGAGGAAATGAACAGCACCACAAATCTGACATCTGGCTGCAGCAGCCCCAGTGTTGCTGGGAGAAATGTGTCGGCGTCCGCTGATGAAATAAACAAAACTACTGATGTGGCCAACAATAGCGCTCCGAGTATTGCTCTGACGCCTGACATCAACACATCCACTGGTGAGGGAAATAACACCATGGAGTTAGTCTATAGCGGCAGACCCAACATGACTGTACCTGCCGGTGCCAGTGCTGCTCTTTCTGATGTTGTCTTGTCGAATCGTCAAATGAATGGGACGATGGAGCTGGCGGGCTGTGTTGGTAGCGCCGCTGATTCGAAGCACGCCGAACATAAAGACCTCACAGTAGAGATGGGGAGTGATTGCAGCCTGATCAGTCCTGCAGTTTGTCCCAGCATCTCCAGACCCACTCAAGAGCTCAACGCCACTGTGGATAAGGAGAATAATGGCAAGTCCACCTCAGTTGAGGTCAACACCACCATGCCTGTTCACCACAGCACCACCATGCCTGTTCACCACAGCACCACCATGCCTGTTCACCACAACACCACCATGCCTGTTCACCACAACACCACAGTGGATTTTCCACTTGGAGGTGGCACCAATAGCGCACCTATGGCTGCCTGTCACAATGGCACACTGCATTTGGCAGCTGTTGCCAAAACCCCCGTTGCCACCAAACTTGCCAGGGAGATGAACAACACCGTAGATCTGGTGCAGCGCAGAAGCATCCCATCGGCTGGACCAATGAACAGCACTGTTGAGCTGCAgggcaccaccaccacaaatGCTTCACCTAGCGTTACTACAGAGGTGCAAGAATTAACCAGCTCAGTGGTCAGAGGGGTCGGCTCGCCTGCGGCTGTGGTTAACGGCACGGTGAACTTGACGTCCATCAATAGCCCGTGCGTTGCTGAGGCAGCGGTCGTTAACAGCACGGTGAACTTGACGTCCGTCAATAGCCCGTGCGTTGCTGAGGCGGCTGTTGgtaatggcacggtgaacctgacGCCTATTGGCAGTCCGTGTGTAACTGGAGCGGCTGTGGTCAACAGCACGGTGAACCTGACATGCAGCGGCAGCCCTTCTGTATCGGGCATACAAAAACTGGACAACACAGTCGAAATGGAGGTATCAAATCCAAGCTCTAGCCCTGAAGTGGTACGTGGCCATGCAGCAGTCAGTGAAAAAGCAAATGGTGTCAATGAAGAATGCACCAGGCCTGCATCTGATACCACAGCTTCTGCTGTTGAACAGGGAAGCGTGGGAAATGCACAGGCATGTGCTGGCAACGGCAATGTGTCCGATTCAGCCACGCTGACGATGAACCTTAACCTGTCGGAGGCCGAGGTGACGGTGGAGCGCTCGGCGCCGGAGTCACGGCTGTCGGTCCAGTTCACGCTGGACGACTCTCTGGACCTGCAGGCGTACGGCCTGGTCACCTCCACCCCCATGCCCGAGCACCGCGAGTTCTCCTTCTCCCGGCCCGCCGACGTCGTCCTCGGCAGAGCCTGCGAGGCCCGCAAGCAACTAGTGCTGCCCGCCAATGCCATCATCAGCACGacaaccaccaacaccaccacgtCCTCCTCCCCCACCGCCAAGGCCACCGGTGGCAGTGACCCACCAGGTGAGGACGGAGCAGGAACCAGCCCTGCTGAATCCTCGCCCCCCAGCGAGGGCAAAACAGACGTCCATGCCAGCCTGGCGCAGAGACAGGGAATGGTGCTCAAAGCCACAGGCATCACCTTACCCAGAGCAGGAGGGGCTGCAGCGGCGGCCATGGCAGGACCAATGGCGGCCGGTGCCAAGTCCTTGGGCCTCCCAGTCACTCGCAGGACCATCCCCAAACCCACGCGCAGGACTGGTGTGCTGGGGATGGCCACAGTGGCCAACAACACGGTAGAG GAAATTCCCGCACCATCTGGTATTCCCAGCACTAACAGACTCTCACTCG gAATGAAGGCAGCATTGCGCAGTGCTGCCTCTATTGGTCCAGTACCTCAGCCCGCCCCGGCTCTTCAGAGACGCCTCAGCCTGGCGCCAGTcctctcaacacgactcaagaAAAAGCCCAACG AGGGAGCCATCCCCACTGTGAGCAAGGAGGCTGCAGCCAGCTCGGTGCGGCCTTCTCGTGCCTCTACGGGTATAAAGAGACCGGTCCCAGAGCCCAAAGGAGGCCCAGCCAAGAGGTCGAAAGAAG gtccatctGGAAAGGATCTCATTGACGTCCGTTTCCGAATGACCAAAAACT cagATAGTACGCATGCCTCTGTCAGCAAGGACTCCGCATCCATTGCAGGCAGACTACCCAGAACCTCCACTGGATTAAGGAAAGCTCTGCCTGAGCCCAAGGGTGAACTCAGGAGGCCGAGTGTAG GTCCAGCTGCCAAGCTCCGGTCTGGTCTACTCATGCAGAAAGGTCCAG TGCTTCCCACCGTGCCTGAAGATGCCATATCCATCTCCTCAAACCATACTATATCTG CTTCATTGGTGACTGCCCCCTCGTTGGACAGTGAGGGCACTTACCTGTGCCAGGGGCAAGAGCACCCTGATCGCAAAACCG ATTGTAAAAACTGTGAATCTTTACAACGACAAATCCAACAACAACGTCAGGAGATTGAAGCATTGAAGGCACAGTTATCAAAG GAACAGAGCCCCTAG
- the LOC125286687 gene encoding mucin-4-like isoform X5, protein MSVNENVTRVTTGGDRGDCQSDDAMGEASADPATAEVSKGVACLPSPNKTAAGSQQAMYSILEETPPWTRESFLFNISSFQEDVGASPVTTGRLTPGLRRLCLDASPSLAWAKAERHSHLHPATSPTLENETPPWMKASFMDYSVTTPTEPANSVELPGGAGTVITVPLPDIVTMNVQNDTMDVGCEGKSPACTPPKVDSTSAQNAVDSPCRDSPALAIASTDRQSMLINSTIHLAGGSNTPGSASDITVPTEEMNSTTNLTSGCSSPSVAGRNVSASADEINKTTDVANNSAPSIALTPDINTSTGEGNNTMELVYSGRPNMTVPAGASAALSDVVLSNRQMNGTMELAGCVGSAADSKHAEHKDLTVEMGSDCSLISPAVCPSISRPTQELNATVDKENNGKSTSVEVNTTMPVHHSTTMPVHHSTTMPVHHNTTMPVHHNTTVDFPLGGGTNSAPMAACHNGTLHLAAVAKTPVATKLAREMNNTVDLVQRRSIPSAGPMNSTVELQGTTTTNASPSVTTEVQELTSSVVRGVGSPAAVVNGTVNLTSINSPCVAEAAVVNSTVNLTSVNSPCVAEAAVGNGTVNLTPIGSPCVTGAAVVNSTVNLTCSGSPSVSGIQKLDNTVEMEVSNPSSSPEVVRGHAAVSEKANGVNEECTRPASDTTASAVEQGSVGNAQACAGNGNVSDSATLTMNLNLSEAEVTVERSAPESRLSVQFTLDDSLDLQAYGLVTSTPMPEHREFSFSRPADVVLGRACEARKQLVLPANAIISTTTTNTTTSSSPTAKATGGSDPPGEDGAGTSPAESSPPSEGKTDVHASLAQRQGMVLKATGITLPRAGGAAAAAMAGPMAAGAKSLGLPVTRRTIPKPTRRTGVLGMATVANNTVEEIPAPSGIPSTNRLSLGMKAALRSAASIGPVPQPAPALQRRLSLAPVLSTRLKKKPNEGAIPTVSKEAAASSVRPSRASTGIKRPVPEPKGGPAKRSKEGPSGKDLIDVRFRMTKNSDSTHASVSKDSASIAGRLPRTSTGLRKALPEPKGELRRPSVGPAAKLRSGLLMQKGPGLQAAGRYTVARKSM, encoded by the exons ATGAGCGTGAATGAAAACGTGACGAGAGTCACAACTGGAGGTGACCGCGGCGACTGTCAGAGCGATGATGCAATGGGTGAAGCTAGCGCTGATCCTGCCACTGCAGAGGTGAGCAAAGGAGTCGCCTGCCTGCCTTCACCCAACAAGACCGCAGCAGGGAGCCAGCAGGCGATGTACAGCATCTTGGAGGAGACTCCACCTTGGACTAGAGAGTCATTTCTGTTTAACATTTCCTCCTTTCAAGAGGACGTGGGGGCGTCTCCGGTCACCACAGGCCGATTGACTCCCGGTCTCCGGCGCCTCTGTTTGGACGCGAGCCCCTCCTTGGCTTGGGCGAAGGCTGAAAGGCACAGTCACCTCCACCCAGCTACCTCTCCCACTCTGGAGAACGAGACGCCACCGTGGATGAAGGCGAGTTTCATGGACTACTCCGTCACCACACCCACTGAGCCGGCAAACTCCGTGGAATTGCCCGGTGGTGCTGGCACAGTCATCACTGTGCCTTTGCCGGACATTGTCACAATGAATGTCCAAAATGACACTATGGATGTGGGGTGTGAAGGCAAAAGTCCTGCTTGTACTCCTCCTAAAGTTGATTCCACCAGTGCTCAAAACGCAGTGGATTCGCCTTGTAGGGACAGTCCAGCTTTAGCTATAGCCAGTACTGATAGGCAATCCATGCTCATAAACAGTACCATACATCTGGCAGGTGGAAGCAACACTCCTGGGTCAGCTAGCGACATCACAGTTCCTACTGAGGAAATGAACAGCACCACAAATCTGACATCTGGCTGCAGCAGCCCCAGTGTTGCTGGGAGAAATGTGTCGGCGTCCGCTGATGAAATAAACAAAACTACTGATGTGGCCAACAATAGCGCTCCGAGTATTGCTCTGACGCCTGACATCAACACATCCACTGGTGAGGGAAATAACACCATGGAGTTAGTCTATAGCGGCAGACCCAACATGACTGTACCTGCCGGTGCCAGTGCTGCTCTTTCTGATGTTGTCTTGTCGAATCGTCAAATGAATGGGACGATGGAGCTGGCGGGCTGTGTTGGTAGCGCCGCTGATTCGAAGCACGCCGAACATAAAGACCTCACAGTAGAGATGGGGAGTGATTGCAGCCTGATCAGTCCTGCAGTTTGTCCCAGCATCTCCAGACCCACTCAAGAGCTCAACGCCACTGTGGATAAGGAGAATAATGGCAAGTCCACCTCAGTTGAGGTCAACACCACCATGCCTGTTCACCACAGCACCACCATGCCTGTTCACCACAGCACCACCATGCCTGTTCACCACAACACCACCATGCCTGTTCACCACAACACCACAGTGGATTTTCCACTTGGAGGTGGCACCAATAGCGCACCTATGGCTGCCTGTCACAATGGCACACTGCATTTGGCAGCTGTTGCCAAAACCCCCGTTGCCACCAAACTTGCCAGGGAGATGAACAACACCGTAGATCTGGTGCAGCGCAGAAGCATCCCATCGGCTGGACCAATGAACAGCACTGTTGAGCTGCAgggcaccaccaccacaaatGCTTCACCTAGCGTTACTACAGAGGTGCAAGAATTAACCAGCTCAGTGGTCAGAGGGGTCGGCTCGCCTGCGGCTGTGGTTAACGGCACGGTGAACTTGACGTCCATCAATAGCCCGTGCGTTGCTGAGGCAGCGGTCGTTAACAGCACGGTGAACTTGACGTCCGTCAATAGCCCGTGCGTTGCTGAGGCGGCTGTTGgtaatggcacggtgaacctgacGCCTATTGGCAGTCCGTGTGTAACTGGAGCGGCTGTGGTCAACAGCACGGTGAACCTGACATGCAGCGGCAGCCCTTCTGTATCGGGCATACAAAAACTGGACAACACAGTCGAAATGGAGGTATCAAATCCAAGCTCTAGCCCTGAAGTGGTACGTGGCCATGCAGCAGTCAGTGAAAAAGCAAATGGTGTCAATGAAGAATGCACCAGGCCTGCATCTGATACCACAGCTTCTGCTGTTGAACAGGGAAGCGTGGGAAATGCACAGGCATGTGCTGGCAACGGCAATGTGTCCGATTCAGCCACGCTGACGATGAACCTTAACCTGTCGGAGGCCGAGGTGACGGTGGAGCGCTCGGCGCCGGAGTCACGGCTGTCGGTCCAGTTCACGCTGGACGACTCTCTGGACCTGCAGGCGTACGGCCTGGTCACCTCCACCCCCATGCCCGAGCACCGCGAGTTCTCCTTCTCCCGGCCCGCCGACGTCGTCCTCGGCAGAGCCTGCGAGGCCCGCAAGCAACTAGTGCTGCCCGCCAATGCCATCATCAGCACGacaaccaccaacaccaccacgtCCTCCTCCCCCACCGCCAAGGCCACCGGTGGCAGTGACCCACCAGGTGAGGACGGAGCAGGAACCAGCCCTGCTGAATCCTCGCCCCCCAGCGAGGGCAAAACAGACGTCCATGCCAGCCTGGCGCAGAGACAGGGAATGGTGCTCAAAGCCACAGGCATCACCTTACCCAGAGCAGGAGGGGCTGCAGCGGCGGCCATGGCAGGACCAATGGCGGCCGGTGCCAAGTCCTTGGGCCTCCCAGTCACTCGCAGGACCATCCCCAAACCCACGCGCAGGACTGGTGTGCTGGGGATGGCCACAGTGGCCAACAACACGGTAGAG GAAATTCCCGCACCATCTGGTATTCCCAGCACTAACAGACTCTCACTCG gAATGAAGGCAGCATTGCGCAGTGCTGCCTCTATTGGTCCAGTACCTCAGCCCGCCCCGGCTCTTCAGAGACGCCTCAGCCTGGCGCCAGTcctctcaacacgactcaagaAAAAGCCCAACG AGGGAGCCATCCCCACTGTGAGCAAGGAGGCTGCAGCCAGCTCGGTGCGGCCTTCTCGTGCCTCTACGGGTATAAAGAGACCGGTCCCAGAGCCCAAAGGAGGCCCAGCCAAGAGGTCGAAAGAAG gtccatctGGAAAGGATCTCATTGACGTCCGTTTCCGAATGACCAAAAACT cagATAGTACGCATGCCTCTGTCAGCAAGGACTCCGCATCCATTGCAGGCAGACTACCCAGAACCTCCACTGGATTAAGGAAAGCTCTGCCTGAGCCCAAGGGTGAACTCAGGAGGCCGAGTGTAG GTCCAGCTGCCAAGCTCCGGTCTGGTCTACTCATGCAGAAAGGTCCAG GTTTGCAGGCTGCAGGCAGATATACAGTGGCAagaaaaagtatgtga